tttgttataatgttatatgttataatatattaattatattttggGATATAATAACTACATTATTATAATAAATTGGCACAATACTTATAATAAAAGTGAATATCCAAACACCACTTATTTAATCAACACTTATAGTCGGTACTTATTTTTCAATACAACCAAACAACACTTATGACTTTCAGCATTTATTCATTTAGCActtattttcagcatttattaATTTTAGCtcatttttagaaaaaaacaCTTCTTCATAAATGGTTCCAGCCCAAAAACCCTCCACCATTAACTTCATTGCTAGTGCGTTGGAAGTGTAGGTGGGCTGAATCCCTAACCCAATTAGAACACAAAATATGATCCTCATGGGGGCTGGACTTGGGCTGAGCCCTTAATCAAGCATCTCTTTCCTCCTCACCCAGTTTTTtcagtttattattattatttttttaaactcATGAATGCCTCTTGTTTTGATTCCTTACAGCAGAAAtaatagaagaagaagatgttTAGATTATTCCTTGCGAAGGCTGCTCTGAAACATTATGCCCTACATCGTTGGAACTTCATTCCGAAGGCAAGTTTTCGACCTTCCCAAAATTCCCATATCTGAACTTttttaatttacatttttttGAGGGTTTGATTTACAGAGAGAACTTCACAGTAGAAATAAGAAGGCTATGGAATACATTGCAAAAGGGTGGAGTGCTGTGAAGGAGGTGGATAGAGTCAtagactacactgaactcaacGATCGCCGTCTTATCCCTCTTCTTAGGGTATGATTAATTTGTTAACTTATGGAAATGTCCATTTCTTAATCATGTATTCTAGCTTTCTTGTGATGCTATTTTGTGTCCATTTATGGCTATATGCCTATATGCCTGTATGTATTCCTTTTTTCCAACATTAATGTTTGCTAAGCAGCTTTGGGCCGACCCCTTATTAGTTTTTGATGAGGCAATGGCGCTGCTGTACGGTATAGGGGTTTTATAAGGAGTAAGAAAGAGATGGTCTTCTGGAgatatgtttttattttgttctatatatttggttttttttttttgcttgttgTTTTTTTGGACTTTGCAGATTGAAAAGAATGCAAGGAGTTTTAATGGCAAAAAAACTCCCTAGATTTATTATGGGTTACATTTGTTGTTTTTTTGCTTCCTTTTGGGTTCACCcttttggggtttttttttttttttttccgtttgTTTTTAGGAAGATATCTTATCTTCTATTCTTTGTAATTTTCTCGCTTTGCTGTTATGGGtttctttttctatccaaaaaatgTTGAATCATCATGTCGTTCAAGCAGTTTGCTAACTTTCAGTATGCATTTTTTTCCTATGTGAATTCATTTGTGTGCATATGATTATGCATACGTTGGTCAATTTATTTATGCATACGTTATACAGCTGAAGGGTAcctcttattattgttatttttggtGAAAATATTGTATGTGGTCCTTTAATTAATTTTGAGATCTTGGTGGTGTTTCATTGTTTTTGTACTTCTTGACACTGATAGCTAGGTcagttgatgatgatgatgatggagaATTGTGTACCAATATAAGTAATGGGGGTATGATAAACAACTTTAGTTGTAGAATTAACAATTGATTTACCTTGATTCATTTTAGAATTTATTTGCTGGCAAAGGAATTtaagtggatttgtgatttagtAACTTTTATCTCGGGAAAATTTGATTTGATCTAACGAACCCCCTACACTCCTTGTGAGGGTGTTTAATGTCAGACTGCAAAAGAGAATTTTGAGTTGGCTTTGGAGGCAGACAACACGAACACCCATGCCAGATACTGGTTGGCCAGATTACATATGAAATACCATGTACCAGGGGCATGTAAAGCTATGTAAGGGAACTTATCTCTCCTTTTACATGATTCTtgactatatttttttttttttgctgtccCTGCAATTGTTTGCATTCTAGACATTATTACCTCACTGATATTTCAAATGTTATTTAAGCATAAAATAACAGTTTtatttagttcattttttaaaaattagaaaaatactGGAATTTTCATTTGTTCATCTTTAGATTGAATTTTCCAGATGCTCTTAGATCCTTCATCTGACATTTGGAAGCTTTTAAGCGTGGAATTTGATTTAGAATTTTGGTGTTCCTTAACCTGCTAAGCCTCTTACCTGCTAAACATGTGAATTTTTAATAATAGTAATGGTTGCTTGcctttatagttttttttttgaaattcacCTATATACCTTTTTATGTTTTTCTCCACCTGTGATTGTTGCTGGTTGCCTTTTCCATTCCATTAGAGGAGCTGCTTTGTTAGTCGAAGCTGCAGAGATGGGTGATCCAGATGCACAATATGAATTGGGTTGTCGTTTAAGAGTTGAGGTTAGGCTCCTTATGCTTGCCTTGATACCTATACATGTTAGGTAGTTTGCATTTTGGAGGTGTTAAGTTCTGTCTTGATGGATTTATATAAGGAGCCACCAGCAAGTTTTCATTATTCTCACCCTTCAGTTTATATTATTGAAATTTCTAGTGTAACTTGAGAAGCTTTAAAAGCATAGTCTGCACAGGACAACAGCATATCCTGTTCTTTCCATTCTGCTAAATCCAACACAACGTCCTCCTATAGCAAGGGTTCTTAGATTGTTTGAATCTAATGTTACGTTTTGTTTGTAGAATGGAATAGGATGGGAATGGAATATTTATAGTATATAGATTGTCAATTAAATCACTCTTGCTCACTAGTGCAGAGCTTAAAAACATCTATATGCTTAGTATTAATTGCTGACCTTTTCTATGCAGTTTTATATGAACAATCCTACATTATTAGGTTTTTCCCCTGACCTTCCTGAGGTGGTAGATTTTGTGTGTGAAAAACCAGCAGAGTTAGAATTTCAAGGATTGTTCTGTTGTCATCTACTTTCAATGGCATAAAAATGTATCTTTCAAGACTGAAAAGTTTCTGGACTTATGTTGACAACTGTTTTATTCTGTTTTTAGATTAAAAAATTTTTGAAGCACTGGTGCACGGTCTTGGTATATGCTCTCCTTGTTTATGGTCATAGGTTAGTAACTTCAAGTTGCCTAGAAGTAAACAGAATTATTGTTTGAGTGCATTCATAATGTGATACAATATTGTGCTTGATTTTTAAACCTTTACCAGGTGTTGGATGCTGTTGTATCAATGATCTGTATTTTGGTAATTTGTGTTTTTATGCATACTAAGGATGTATTGCGGAATTAACTTGTGGAAGCACATTTTGAGTGCCTTGTCACCATGCTGAACATGGCAGTCTTCTTTTGAATGGCATACAACATGCTCCATCATTGCAAAAATTCATCTACTTATTACCTCTGGAGTTTatctttttttatgattttttttttcatgttattcttgttagaaatttttttatctttggtacTCTTTGTTTTATGGCACTTGATTTGGTTATATGGTTACCAGTTCCAGCAACATGCTTTAGAAGCTCTTGTTTACAACTTTTAGCTTTAGAATCTTGCTTTATTTGTTTAAACAGGGTTATCCACAACAAATTGTGTGTATGCAGAAATCTCAAGAgaagataataaaaatcaaaGGCAAATTGTAAATTcggaaatttgaaaattttagtgcTAGTCTCGCATTAATAATGTAAGCATCACGTAATTTAAAGGTGAATAGGGGAGCTCTTTAGAGGTGTCTTACTGTTGCAAGCTGCATAGAAGATAAAAATGGGTGGGAAGCTAAAATAGGTGTGATGTATGGACTGCGTTTTTGGTTTTTATTGCTAAAGGGAAAAAAATCCTTATCATGTGAGGTACGGAATTGGTTGTCTTTTCTATTTACACATGACATTTGGTGTGACGAGGCTCTTCTCATTTCCTGATTCTCTAATTTATTTACTTTGGCCAACTCATAAGAGGCTTTTTTGCAGATTGTtttcgtatatatatatgtgtgtgtgtgtgtttatgtaTTGTATATTGTGTTTTTGGGTGGGGGGTTGGTGTTGAGGTTTTGTGCTTTTATCAAAAGCTTTATGGAATCAGTAAGGGAATAAGGAAATAGTCAAGTAA
This window of the Malania oleifera isolate guangnan ecotype guangnan chromosome 6, ASM2987363v1, whole genome shotgun sequence genome carries:
- the LOC131157236 gene encoding uncharacterized protein LOC131157236 isoform X2 encodes the protein MFRLFLAKAALKHYALHRWNFIPKRELHSRNKKAMEYIAKGWSAVKEVDRVIDYTELNDRRLIPLLRTAKENFELALEADNTNTHARYWLARLHMKYHVPGACKAIGAALLVEAAEMGDPDAQYELGCRLRVENEHVQSDQQAFYYLEKAVDQLHPGALYLLGAVYLTGDCVKKDVASAIWCFHRASEKGHAGAAIAYGSLLLQGAPLPRPERMLEVLCWIQ